A genomic region of Fodinisporobacter ferrooxydans contains the following coding sequences:
- the moaC gene encoding cyclic pyranopterin monophosphate synthase MoaC — translation MNELTHINEQGRAHMVDVSEKPVSKRVAVAFAAIRMQPETRTIIQNGGSKKGDVLAVSQVAGILAAKKTSDMIPMCHPLPLTKVDIAFQYPEDPSLLYVYATVATKAETGVEMEALTAVSVASLTIYDMCKAVDKGMEIASIYLLEKSGGKNGDYKRLEHVAE, via the coding sequence ATGAATGAGTTGACACATATCAACGAACAGGGACGGGCCCATATGGTGGATGTCTCGGAAAAACCAGTTTCAAAGCGTGTTGCGGTGGCATTTGCAGCAATCAGGATGCAGCCGGAAACCCGAACCATCATACAAAACGGCGGCAGTAAAAAAGGTGACGTGTTGGCAGTCAGCCAAGTGGCAGGAATTCTTGCAGCCAAAAAAACTTCAGACATGATCCCGATGTGCCATCCGCTGCCATTGACCAAAGTGGATATTGCATTTCAATATCCGGAAGATCCAAGTCTGCTGTACGTGTATGCGACAGTTGCTACGAAAGCGGAGACGGGTGTGGAGATGGAAGCATTAACAGCCGTGTCTGTCGCTTCATTAACGATTTATGACATGTGTAAGGCGGTTGACAAAGGGATGGAAATTGCTTCGATATATCTGTTGGAAAAGTCCGGAGGAAAAAACGGAGATTACAAACGACTCGAACATGTAGCAGAATGA
- a CDS encoding molybdenum cofactor biosynthesis protein MoaE — MSYQIQLFAGVAEQIGSSQVEIALPEPASLIEIRETLCSLYPQIQSIIQQCFFAVNESYTTIDTTVSYQDQIAVIPPVSGGEPPYLCTLTNDEINVNELMKHVSNRHAGAILAFVGIVREFTGDKQTIHLEYEGYAKMAIQTMYQICDEIQERWPAAEVAMTHRLGVLQPEDISIAIVVATPHRPAAFEAGRYAIERFKKIVPIWKKEKWSDGSEWIGEQSGTPWNPLI, encoded by the coding sequence ATGTCTTACCAGATTCAACTATTCGCTGGGGTAGCAGAACAAATCGGCAGCAGCCAAGTTGAGATTGCACTGCCTGAACCGGCGTCACTGATTGAGATTCGTGAAACGCTTTGTTCCCTTTACCCGCAAATCCAATCAATTATCCAACAATGTTTTTTTGCTGTCAATGAATCCTATACAACCATTGATACAACTGTTTCCTATCAGGATCAAATTGCTGTTATTCCACCTGTAAGCGGTGGAGAACCACCTTATCTTTGTACTTTGACAAATGATGAAATCAACGTCAATGAACTGATGAAGCACGTTTCCAATCGTCATGCCGGAGCCATTCTCGCATTCGTCGGCATTGTCCGGGAATTTACAGGTGATAAACAAACCATTCATTTGGAATATGAAGGGTATGCAAAAATGGCGATTCAAACAATGTACCAAATTTGTGATGAAATCCAAGAGCGGTGGCCGGCAGCAGAAGTTGCGATGACACACCGGTTGGGTGTGCTGCAGCCGGAAGATATCAGTATTGCAATTGTGGTGGCTACTCCACATCGGCCCGCAGCATTCGAAGCAGGGCGGTATGCCATCGAACGATTCAAAAAAATTGTCCCCATTTGGAAAAAAGAAAAGTGGTCAGACGGCTCCGAATGGATTGGCGAACAATCGGGAACTCCCTGGAATCCACTGATCTGA
- the lpdA gene encoding dihydrolipoyl dehydrogenase produces MSDSFDIVILGGGTGGYVAAIRAAQLGLKVAVVEKEKLGGTCLHKGCIPSKALLKSAEMLSKFAKAGEYGIEVEGKPKLRFSKVMERKDKIVSQLYKGVQHLLKKHGVTVIQGHGRLMGPSIFSPTSGTISIEKADGQTELTTPRHVIIATGSRPRTLPGLPIDGDKVITSDHGLQLEHLPKSILIIGAGAIGMEWASMLNDFGVDVTVVEYMDRILPLEDSDCSDELAKLLKRRNVKIVTGAKVLPESFEEAGENVRIQAQVGDRLQTFEAEKILVSIGREANVQDIGLEATEIQVERGVIQVDAHLRTAEPHIFAIGDCIGGLQLAHAAAHEGVHAVETIADLHPLPIDSTAIPRCTYSRPEVASIGLTEAKARSQGYELKVGTFPFRAIGKAQINGDIDGFVKILSDARTQDLLGVHMVGAHVTDMISEAALAKLLDATAWEVAQTIHPHPTLSEAVAEAALAVDGLAIHI; encoded by the coding sequence ATGTCAGATTCATTTGATATTGTCATACTTGGCGGAGGCACCGGGGGATATGTTGCAGCCATTCGCGCCGCACAGTTGGGATTGAAAGTGGCTGTTGTAGAAAAAGAAAAACTCGGCGGAACGTGTCTCCATAAAGGATGCATTCCTTCGAAAGCCCTTTTAAAAAGTGCCGAAATGCTTTCAAAATTTGCAAAAGCCGGTGAATATGGCATAGAAGTGGAAGGAAAGCCGAAGCTGCGTTTTTCCAAAGTCATGGAACGAAAAGATAAGATTGTGAGCCAACTGTATAAAGGTGTGCAGCATTTACTGAAGAAGCATGGCGTGACAGTGATTCAAGGCCATGGACGATTGATGGGGCCTTCCATTTTTTCGCCAACCAGCGGCACCATCTCGATCGAGAAAGCTGATGGGCAGACAGAATTGACCACACCCCGCCATGTCATTATCGCAACCGGTTCGAGACCCAGGACTCTGCCTGGTTTGCCCATTGATGGAGATAAAGTAATCACAAGCGATCATGGATTGCAGTTGGAACATTTGCCAAAATCGATTCTTATCATCGGTGCAGGGGCGATTGGCATGGAATGGGCCAGCATGTTGAATGATTTTGGAGTCGATGTTACGGTTGTCGAGTATATGGATCGGATTTTACCCCTGGAAGACTCGGATTGCTCGGATGAATTGGCAAAATTGTTAAAACGGCGCAATGTGAAAATTGTGACAGGAGCGAAAGTTTTGCCGGAATCTTTCGAAGAAGCGGGCGAAAATGTACGGATTCAGGCACAAGTCGGTGATCGACTGCAAACATTTGAGGCGGAAAAAATCCTCGTATCCATCGGCCGGGAAGCGAATGTTCAAGATATCGGACTGGAAGCTACGGAAATTCAGGTGGAACGCGGTGTGATTCAAGTGGATGCGCACTTGCGGACTGCCGAACCGCATATTTTCGCCATCGGTGATTGTATTGGCGGTTTACAGTTGGCTCATGCAGCTGCACATGAAGGCGTACATGCGGTTGAGACAATCGCGGATCTGCATCCGCTGCCGATCGACTCCACTGCGATTCCCCGCTGCACATATAGCCGTCCGGAAGTGGCAAGCATCGGATTGACAGAAGCAAAAGCCCGCAGCCAAGGGTATGAGTTGAAGGTTGGAACATTTCCCTTTCGCGCCATCGGCAAAGCACAGATCAATGGCGATATCGACGGTTTTGTTAAAATTTTGTCAGATGCAAGGACACAGGATCTTTTGGGAGTGCATATGGTGGGCGCACATGTGACGGATATGATTTCGGAAGCTGCTCTTGCCAAATTGCTGGATGCCACGGCATGGGAAGTAGCACAAACCATCCATCCCCATCCGACGCTGTCGGAAGCTGTGGCGGAAGCGGCTTTGGCCGTTGACGGTTTGGCGATTCATATATAA
- a CDS encoding glycosyltransferase family 2 protein codes for MTLRVSAIIPAYNEADQITDTIRGLQNMPEIAEIWVVDDGSRDQTADLAKHAGASVLRFSKNMGKAAAAWAGIRQAKEEWLLFCDADLGASVQGIHPLFAPLERGEADMTIGVLPTICSKQGFGITKGIARAGIHHCTTYTCMAPLSGQRVLRREMFTQIESLARGYGMEVGLTIDALRLGCRMSEVPIDVSHRLYGRTWNGAIHRGKQLLDVLQALHSRYLEV; via the coding sequence ATGACGTTGAGAGTTTCTGCAATTATTCCTGCTTATAATGAAGCTGACCAAATTACAGATACGATACGTGGCTTGCAGAACATGCCGGAGATTGCGGAGATTTGGGTTGTTGATGATGGTTCACGGGACCAAACGGCAGATCTCGCGAAACATGCGGGTGCGAGCGTATTACGTTTTTCAAAAAATATGGGAAAAGCAGCTGCGGCTTGGGCGGGTATCAGACAAGCAAAAGAAGAATGGCTGCTTTTTTGTGATGCCGACTTAGGTGCCAGCGTACAGGGGATTCATCCGTTGTTCGCTCCTTTGGAACGAGGGGAAGCGGACATGACGATCGGCGTCTTGCCAACTATTTGCAGCAAGCAAGGATTCGGCATTACAAAAGGCATTGCCCGGGCCGGTATTCATCATTGCACAACGTATACGTGTATGGCTCCTTTGTCCGGGCAACGAGTCTTGCGCCGGGAGATGTTTACGCAGATTGAATCACTGGCACGGGGGTATGGCATGGAAGTCGGGTTGACAATCGATGCATTGCGTTTGGGATGTCGCATGTCTGAAGTGCCAATCGATGTCAGCCACCGTCTGTATGGGCGTACGTGGAATGGTGCGATCCACCGCGGGAAACAGTTGCTTGATGTACTGCAAGCGCTTCATAGCAGATACCTGGAGGTATGA
- the steA gene encoding putative cytokinetic ring protein SteA has translation MKRKRRLSDDRWLKGVARVDRRTKQVVKRMMPGEIAVIDHQDIDLLAAESLILARAKLIVNQADSMTGGFANQGPMALLKAGIPIVDCCGPNVFENIQEGQQIWVDGDKVGIGTQVICQGRRLDIATISQKMQYAEQHLQEALNDFIENTFRYVETEKGMFFGQLEFPTLAVSMEGKHVLVIARGKNYREDVLAILSYIREQRPVIIAVDGGADALLEIGLRPHAIIGDMDSVSDQALELVQERVVHAYADGRSPGLERLQRMGLSAHVCNAPGTSEDIAMLLADHAGASLIVAVGTHTNMLDFYEKGRKGMASTLLTRLRIGGKLIDAKGVSQLYRTRLGIKPVLFVCAASMLPLGILSWVNPVARQVFHMFLLQVRLILP, from the coding sequence ATGAAACGCAAGCGGCGCCTTTCCGACGATCGATGGCTGAAAGGCGTAGCACGGGTAGATCGACGGACAAAACAAGTCGTAAAACGAATGATGCCTGGTGAAATCGCAGTGATCGATCATCAAGACATTGACTTGCTGGCAGCAGAAAGTTTAATTCTCGCACGTGCAAAATTGATTGTGAACCAAGCAGACTCTATGACTGGCGGATTTGCCAACCAAGGTCCGATGGCACTGCTCAAAGCTGGAATCCCGATTGTCGATTGTTGTGGCCCGAACGTATTCGAAAACATTCAGGAAGGACAACAGATTTGGGTAGATGGGGACAAAGTGGGTATCGGTACACAGGTCATTTGTCAGGGACGTCGTCTTGATATCGCTACGATTTCCCAAAAAATGCAGTATGCAGAGCAGCATCTTCAAGAAGCGTTAAACGATTTTATCGAGAACACATTTCGCTATGTAGAGACGGAAAAAGGAATGTTCTTTGGACAATTGGAGTTCCCGACATTAGCAGTGAGCATGGAAGGGAAACATGTGCTGGTAATTGCCCGCGGAAAAAATTATCGGGAAGATGTATTGGCGATTCTTTCATATATTCGGGAACAGCGGCCCGTTATCATCGCGGTGGATGGCGGTGCAGACGCGTTGCTTGAAATCGGGTTGCGTCCGCATGCTATCATCGGCGATATGGACAGCGTTTCCGATCAGGCATTGGAACTGGTTCAGGAGCGAGTGGTTCATGCCTATGCAGATGGACGTTCACCTGGGCTGGAACGCTTGCAGAGGATGGGCCTGTCTGCACATGTATGCAATGCACCGGGAACCAGCGAGGATATTGCGATGTTGCTGGCGGATCACGCAGGCGCATCGTTAATCGTAGCAGTCGGAACACATACGAATATGCTTGATTTTTATGAAAAAGGCCGAAAAGGAATGGCCAGTACGTTGCTGACCCGTTTGCGAATTGGCGGAAAATTGATTGACGCAAAAGGTGTCAGCCAGTTGTATCGAACACGCTTGGGCATTAAGCCGGTGTTGTTCGTTTGTGCGGCATCGATGCTGCCGTTAGGTATCTTAAGTTGGGTGAATCCCGTCGCTCGCCAGGTTTTCCATATGTTCCTGTTGCAAGTTCGTTTGATACTCCCCTAG
- a CDS encoding sigma-54 interaction domain-containing protein, with translation MNSEHEKLSGGQDLGKQRELEVILNSTHDAMIAINIDGQITIFNAAAERLTQKRGQDVLGENVSEVIPNSRLHEVLRSGQPELNQLQTLGNIRIITNRVPVKDEHGRVIGAVAVFRDVTDIQNLIEEITNLREMQQLLEAIINSTQDAISVVDAEGQGILINPAYTKLTGLTERDIIGQPATVDIAEGESMHLQVLRTGQPVRGVPMKIGPTRREVIVNVAPITVKGQLKGSVGILHDISEMKKLSEELEKAKQLIRKLEAKYSFQDIISVSPDMQQALEQARQAAATHATVLLRGESGTGKELFAHAIHNAGDRRFNRFLRVNCAAISESLLESQLFGYEEGAFTGAKRGGQKGLFEQAGGGTIFLDEIGELSVSTQAKILRVLQEKEIVRVGGSQPIQIDVRIIAATNVNLEKAIAESRFRADLYYRLNVLPIIIPPLRCRKEDIYPIAMRLIRKLNQEYGRNVDSIAAACLEQLFRYDWPGNVRELENVIGRAMIHMRLTDKEIQCIQLPEFTGPAKPTEKTLLLPKEVEANPVDTLDAIVAAAEKKHIRNVLRLTHGNKTEAAKRLGIAVRSLYYKMEKYHLNP, from the coding sequence ATGAATTCGGAGCATGAGAAATTATCTGGTGGTCAAGACTTGGGCAAGCAGCGAGAATTGGAAGTGATCTTAAATTCCACACATGATGCGATGATCGCGATTAATATCGATGGACAAATTACAATTTTTAATGCTGCTGCGGAACGTTTAACACAAAAACGGGGACAAGACGTGCTTGGGGAGAATGTCAGTGAAGTGATCCCGAACAGCCGCTTGCATGAAGTGTTGCGTTCGGGGCAACCGGAATTGAATCAATTGCAGACGCTAGGAAACATTCGAATTATTACGAACCGGGTGCCGGTAAAAGATGAGCATGGCCGAGTGATCGGTGCGGTTGCCGTCTTTCGGGATGTAACCGATATCCAAAATTTAATCGAAGAAATTACAAATTTGCGCGAGATGCAGCAATTGCTTGAAGCGATTATCAATTCGACACAAGATGCCATTTCCGTAGTGGACGCAGAGGGACAAGGCATCCTGATTAACCCTGCCTATACCAAGCTGACCGGTTTAACCGAACGGGATATTATTGGCCAGCCGGCAACGGTGGATATTGCGGAAGGGGAAAGCATGCATTTGCAAGTGTTGCGCACGGGACAGCCGGTACGGGGTGTGCCGATGAAGATCGGTCCGACTCGTCGGGAAGTGATTGTAAATGTGGCGCCGATTACAGTTAAAGGACAATTAAAGGGAAGTGTAGGCATTCTCCACGATATTTCGGAAATGAAAAAACTATCCGAAGAATTGGAAAAGGCCAAACAATTGATTCGGAAGCTGGAAGCGAAATATAGCTTTCAGGATATCATTTCCGTGAGTCCGGATATGCAGCAAGCGCTTGAACAGGCCCGACAAGCTGCTGCGACACATGCAACCGTGTTGTTGCGGGGCGAATCGGGAACGGGGAAAGAATTGTTCGCACATGCCATCCATAATGCTGGCGATCGCCGTTTTAATCGATTTTTGCGCGTCAATTGCGCTGCCATATCGGAAAGTTTGCTGGAAAGCCAATTGTTTGGCTATGAAGAAGGCGCCTTTACAGGTGCGAAACGGGGCGGGCAAAAAGGGTTGTTCGAGCAAGCGGGGGGCGGGACGATATTTCTTGATGAGATTGGCGAATTATCGGTGTCAACACAGGCGAAAATTTTACGGGTTTTGCAGGAAAAAGAAATTGTTCGTGTGGGTGGATCACAACCGATTCAGATTGATGTACGAATTATTGCCGCCACAAATGTAAATTTGGAGAAAGCGATTGCGGAAAGCCGCTTTCGGGCAGATTTGTATTATCGCCTCAATGTTTTACCCATTATCATTCCGCCTTTGCGGTGCCGTAAAGAAGATATCTATCCGATTGCCATGCGTTTGATTCGCAAATTAAATCAGGAGTATGGACGAAATGTAGACAGCATCGCTGCTGCCTGTTTGGAACAATTGTTCCGCTACGATTGGCCGGGAAATGTCCGGGAATTAGAAAATGTCATCGGCCGCGCAATGATTCATATGCGTTTGACAGACAAGGAAATTCAATGTATTCAGTTGCCTGAGTTCACAGGCCCGGCCAAGCCGACAGAAAAAACCTTGCTCTTGCCAAAAGAAGTGGAAGCAAATCCGGTAGACACATTAGACGCGATTGTAGCGGCGGCAGAAAAAAAGCATATCAGAAACGTGCTGCGGCTTACTCACGGCAATAAAACGGAAGCGGCGAAACGCCTTGGAATCGCTGTGCGGAGTTTGTATTATAAAATGGAAAAATATCACCTGAATCCGTGA
- a CDS encoding copper transporter — MRKTMYHFRYHVLTIAGIFLSLGIGMFLGTVMAPEWMTKQQAGILQRLESRYHSLLEQQHVLQEKTDQLEKESSSTKHELRAVESHYIANRLSGKHILVISVTSVDTSEMIESLREAGAEITWNVQVSQLGALLNNALNEEQVSALGWSKDCSQSELYVNSLVNDLLSGNETHLQSLERLGLLEIMQHAAGQPDHVILAGGTYSADSSQWRAGVRQFDQLLIRAFVRRQLPIVTAERSDSKEMFAKWFPEYPISTIDNIDHPAGQIALIDVLNGAHGHYGTKAVAKTLLPDGKMSKEVFGQ; from the coding sequence GTGAGAAAAACTATGTATCATTTCCGGTATCATGTGCTTACAATCGCAGGCATTTTTTTATCGCTAGGCATCGGGATGTTTCTCGGAACTGTAATGGCCCCCGAATGGATGACAAAACAGCAGGCAGGTATTTTGCAACGTTTGGAATCCCGTTATCATTCATTGTTGGAACAGCAGCATGTTCTGCAGGAAAAAACCGATCAATTGGAAAAAGAATCGTCCAGCACGAAACACGAGTTGAGAGCAGTGGAAAGTCATTATATTGCAAATCGGCTGTCAGGCAAACATATTCTGGTGATCAGCGTCACTTCGGTCGATACGTCAGAGATGATCGAAAGTCTGCGCGAGGCTGGAGCGGAAATCACCTGGAATGTGCAGGTCAGCCAATTGGGCGCTTTGCTGAACAATGCGTTAAATGAGGAGCAAGTATCGGCATTGGGGTGGTCCAAAGACTGCTCACAATCCGAATTGTATGTCAATTCCTTGGTGAATGATCTATTGTCGGGCAATGAGACGCATCTTCAATCTCTCGAACGGTTGGGCCTGCTTGAGATCATGCAACATGCTGCAGGTCAACCGGATCATGTGATACTTGCCGGAGGAACTTACAGCGCCGATTCATCACAATGGCGCGCAGGCGTGCGGCAGTTTGATCAACTGCTCATTCGCGCATTTGTACGGCGACAACTGCCGATCGTCACGGCAGAACGATCCGACAGCAAGGAAATGTTTGCAAAGTGGTTCCCTGAATATCCGATATCTACGATTGACAATATCGACCATCCGGCCGGTCAAATTGCGTTGATTGATGTTTTGAACGGCGCTCATGGCCACTATGGAACGAAAGCAGTTGCAAAAACATTGCTGCCTGATGGAAAAATGAGCAAAGAGGTGTTTGGTCAATGA
- a CDS encoding flagellar protein FlaG, translating into MEFGINNMNQSYANPLQQTQLLPIQPVEPLLPAQPTDSHREGNSRFQNQDEAARKERIAKAMEQLRHMARQHSLQVRLDYNKEADHIVIQFMDPENNNEVVRQIPTEAILNMDIQMRKYLGMLFDKKA; encoded by the coding sequence ATGGAATTTGGTATTAATAATATGAATCAATCCTATGCGAATCCATTGCAGCAAACACAACTCCTACCGATACAACCGGTTGAGCCGCTACTGCCGGCTCAACCGACAGATTCTCATCGCGAAGGCAATTCCCGGTTTCAAAATCAAGATGAGGCTGCCCGCAAAGAGCGAATTGCAAAAGCGATGGAACAGTTGCGCCATATGGCCCGACAGCATTCCTTACAGGTACGCCTCGATTATAATAAAGAAGCAGATCATATTGTGATTCAATTTATGGATCCGGAGAACAACAACGAAGTTGTAAGGCAAATCCCGACAGAAGCAATATTGAATATGGATATTCAAATGAGAAAGTATCTTGGCATGCTATTTGACAAAAAAGCGTAA
- a CDS encoding ThiF family adenylyltransferase, which yields MELDRARYSRQILFPNIGEEGQLRLLQSRVAIVGMGALGTVLANHMVRAGAGFVRLIDRDFVEWSNLQRQMLYDENDAKQLLPKAEAAAGKLRQINSSVVIEPIVADLTSQNAEQWLADVDLILDGTDNFQIRFLINDVSVKHQIPWVYGGAVSAHGMTFAIIPGRTPCLRCMFASAPAPGTTPTCDTAGVIGPIIHVIASLQATEAIKYLTGHADAVSRVSTSVDVWNTQFRQIDLTHAKQPSCICCGQHTFEYLQTSIQEQTTTLCGRDTVQVHPKEEVRIPLADFAKRMEPIGKVEANRFLVRVHIKDYVLVVFPDGRALVQGTNEPGIARSLYAKYIGM from the coding sequence ATGGAGTTGGATCGTGCCCGTTATTCGAGACAAATTCTCTTCCCCAACATTGGCGAAGAAGGACAATTGCGGCTTTTGCAAAGTCGTGTGGCAATCGTCGGCATGGGTGCTTTAGGGACAGTATTGGCAAACCATATGGTACGGGCGGGCGCAGGATTTGTCCGGTTGATCGATCGGGATTTCGTCGAGTGGAGCAACTTGCAGAGACAAATGTTATATGATGAAAACGATGCGAAACAACTGCTGCCGAAAGCGGAAGCGGCTGCCGGCAAATTGCGCCAGATCAATTCAAGCGTAGTCATCGAACCGATCGTCGCCGATTTGACCAGTCAAAATGCAGAACAATGGTTAGCGGACGTCGATCTTATTTTGGATGGCACGGATAATTTCCAAATTCGTTTTTTAATCAACGATGTCAGTGTAAAACACCAGATCCCTTGGGTTTACGGCGGTGCAGTCAGCGCACATGGCATGACGTTTGCAATCATCCCTGGCCGCACTCCGTGTTTGCGCTGTATGTTCGCTTCTGCTCCTGCGCCAGGCACGACGCCCACCTGTGATACGGCTGGTGTCATTGGGCCGATTATTCATGTCATTGCATCCTTACAGGCAACAGAAGCAATCAAATACCTGACGGGTCATGCAGATGCCGTAAGTCGTGTTTCGACGTCTGTCGATGTATGGAACACCCAATTTCGGCAAATCGATTTGACACATGCCAAACAACCATCCTGCATCTGCTGCGGACAGCATACATTTGAATATCTGCAAACATCCATACAAGAACAAACCACTACCCTGTGTGGTCGGGACACGGTGCAAGTTCACCCCAAAGAAGAAGTCCGGATCCCTCTTGCCGATTTTGCAAAACGCATGGAGCCGATCGGCAAGGTGGAAGCCAATCGTTTTCTGGTTCGCGTTCATATAAAGGACTATGTCCTCGTCGTGTTTCCCGATGGCCGTGCATTGGTGCAAGGAACAAACGAGCCAGGTATTGCCCGCAGTTTATATGCCAAATATATCGGGATGTAA
- a CDS encoding DUF2627 family protein — MIRYILWLSMFGIVVLAGEGVNLIKQAILTKLAEPAATVWPDMTLGALLMVGGVSFIGGYMHYRDQKRGRIKKSIGRKQTTPL, encoded by the coding sequence ATGATTCGATATATTTTATGGCTATCCATGTTCGGTATCGTTGTCCTTGCAGGCGAAGGGGTCAATCTGATCAAACAAGCCATTCTTACAAAACTTGCGGAACCTGCTGCAACCGTTTGGCCGGATATGACCCTGGGCGCACTTTTGATGGTCGGCGGAGTCAGTTTTATTGGTGGTTACATGCATTACCGGGATCAAAAAAGAGGCCGCATCAAAAAAAGCATCGGCAGGAAACAAACCACTCCGTTATGA
- the moaA gene encoding GTP 3',8-cyclase MoaA — protein sequence MESLLKDRFGRIHDYLRISVTDRCNLRCVYCMPAEGLQWMENKKILSYEEISYVVEVAAKLGVRKLRITGGEPLVRKDLTKLIAKLSKIPGIEDIALTTNGILLEALAEPLRAAGVTRINISIDSLKDARFAEITRGGDLQKVLRGLEAAVRVGMQPIKINTVLMKQNLDEIPDFIRLIETHPYHIRFIEYMPIGHADDAWRDAYTPLSQVRESIEQMGFQQRESTFAGNGPAEYFHKDGYSGSIGFIHPVSDHFCANCNRLRLTADGFLKPCLYWSYEYNVRNFIGDEDGMKRLLFDALGIKPESHEMAKQLLQQELGHMPTDRRMSQIGG from the coding sequence ATGGAGTCATTGTTAAAAGACCGGTTCGGTCGGATTCATGACTACTTACGCATTTCTGTTACGGACCGTTGCAATTTGCGCTGTGTGTATTGCATGCCGGCAGAAGGTTTGCAGTGGATGGAAAATAAAAAAATTTTATCGTATGAAGAAATTTCCTATGTAGTGGAAGTTGCGGCAAAGCTGGGTGTGCGGAAACTTCGCATAACAGGTGGAGAACCGCTGGTACGAAAAGATTTGACAAAACTGATTGCCAAGCTGTCAAAGATACCTGGCATTGAAGATATTGCCCTGACCACAAACGGGATCTTGCTTGAAGCGCTTGCCGAACCATTGCGTGCGGCCGGTGTCACCCGGATCAATATCAGTATTGACTCGCTAAAGGACGCGCGCTTTGCCGAAATTACCCGCGGCGGCGATTTGCAAAAAGTATTGCGCGGGCTGGAAGCAGCCGTTCGCGTCGGCATGCAGCCGATTAAAATCAATACCGTTTTAATGAAACAAAATCTGGACGAAATTCCAGACTTCATTCGGTTGATCGAGACACATCCATATCATATCCGGTTTATTGAATATATGCCGATTGGCCATGCGGATGATGCCTGGCGGGATGCTTATACACCACTCAGTCAGGTGCGGGAGAGCATCGAACAGATGGGATTTCAGCAACGGGAGAGTACATTTGCCGGAAATGGTCCAGCCGAATATTTTCACAAAGACGGGTACTCCGGTTCGATCGGCTTTATTCATCCGGTCAGCGATCATTTCTGCGCCAACTGCAATCGGCTGCGTTTGACGGCAGACGGATTTTTGAAACCTTGCCTCTACTGGTCTTATGAATATAATGTCAGGAATTTTATCGGCGATGAAGATGGCATGAAACGATTGCTGTTCGACGCATTGGGAATCAAGCCGGAAAGTCATGAGATGGCAAAACAATTGTTGCAGCAAGAGTTGGGTCATATGCCGACAGATCGCCGGATGTCGCAAATCGGAGGATAA